The sequence below is a genomic window from Clostridium putrefaciens.
GATGTTGGGAAAACTGATAAAATAAAAAGTTATTGTCTTGGAGAGGACAACCTAGTTCTAATATCAAGCCCTACTATGAATGTACCAAAAGAAATAGCAATAGAAGATTTGTTTAGATACAAATTTATAATGAGAGAAAAGAATTCTGCAACTAGGAAAACCTTTGAAGAAAGTCTTACATCAAATGGGTTAGATCAAAGTAAGTTAGATATCTTATGTGAGATAAACAACATGGATACACTAATACAATTTGTAAAGTCTGGCACTGGTGTTTCAGTGGTTTCTCAAAACATTGGCCTTGATTACGTAAGTAGTGGACAGCTTAATATCTCGAAAATTAAAGGTTTAGACCTTAAGAGATATATCTATCTTATACTTAATTCAAAGCGTACTCTAACCCCTACAGCTAATGCTTTCTTTGAATTTTGTATTAAAGAGTTCAATGTAAATAACTTTCCTTCTTAGACATATTACTTATAACTACAATAATTATATAAGTAATATCTAAAATTTATATAATTATAAAAGCTTCCTACTTAATTTAACCTTAAGTAGGAAGCTTTTATTTTTAATAAATACTACTTCCCCTATATATTTCATAATATATATTGTAATGCTAAAAAAGGGGTATTTATATGTTCTTATTTAAAAGTAAAATTGATGTTAATTTAAAAAAGGCTATAGATATAAACTTATATAAAAGTTATAGGGTTATAATCCATTGTAAAAACCTTCAAGAAAATATCGAGAATAGGATAAGGTCTGGTGGTGGTAAGATCTTAAGGTCTGTTTATACTATTGATATAATTTCTGCTTCTATATCTTCTTTATTAATCATAAGGCTAGCTGAATATCCCGAAGTTTCATTTATAACCTTTGATAGTTTTGCCTTCCTTTGTGGAAGAAGCGTAATTCACTCTAATAAGGCTTATATAGGCGATACCTATACCCTCACAGGTAAAAATGTAGGTATAGGGCTCGTAGATAGCGGTGTTTATCCTCATGCTGACCTTTTGTTACCTAGAAATAAGATTAAATATTTTGTAGATCTTTTAGATGCGGTTAACTATCCTTATGATGATAATGGTCACGGTACATTTATATCTGGATTAATTTCAGGTAGTGGTCATAGTTCTGAAGGTAAGTTTAAAGGTGTTGCACAAAACTCATTTATACATTGTTATAAAGCTTTTAATCGACTTGGTAGAGCCTATGTTTCAGACATATTTTTTGCTATAGATGATATTTTAGCTAAATCTCAAAAGGATAATATAAAGATCTTATGCCTACCCTTTGAAGTTTTAGAGTATAACCCCTTTGTAATTAATTGTTTTTCTATATTATTTGAAAGATGTATAAAGGTTGGTTTAGTTCCTATAGTTCCTTCTGGTAGTTTAAATGCAGATGAGGAAACAATTGTGGGTCTTGGACTAATTCCTCATTGCATAACCGTATCCGGTGTTAACATTCAAGATAGTATAAAAGAATTCAAGTTTTCTTCTTCTAATGGTAGTAAAAAGATAAATAAGCCAGATATAGCTGCTAACTGTGTTGATTTATGTTCTTTAAATACGGATGCAGAGTATATATCCGAAAGAAATGGTAAAAAGCTATACCCTAAAACTTTAGATATACCATACACTTCTTACACCGGAACCTCTTGTGCTGTAGCTTATATAGCAGGTGTATGTGCTTTGCTTTTTGAAAATAACCCATCCTTAACATTTAAAGACTTGTTGTCTTTAATAAAGGTATCCTCAGAACTTGCTCCTATATCAAAATCCAGTCAAGGCAATGGAATAATAAATATAAATAAACTCTTGCCATAAATCTAAAAGAGGTTGCAACTAACTTTGCAACCTCTAAACTTACTAAAACATTGATATCATTTTACCTGTAATAAGAAAGAGTTCAACACTTATATTTAATTACTTCATATAAGTCATAGGGTTCTCGGCCTTCCCATTTAATCTTAATTCAAAGTGAATATGCGGTCCTGTGCTTCTTCCCGTACTTCCAACCAGCCCTATAACATCCCCCTTTTTAATAGCATCTCCCTTATCTTTACTTATTGCACTACAATGTCCGTATAATGTCTCTACACCCTTACCATGATCTATTTTTATATATTTACCATATATATTATCATATCCTACCTTATTAACTACTCCATCTAGAGCAGCACCTATGGGGTCCCCTGTATTTCCTGCAATATCTACTCCGTGATGACTTCTACTACCTCGACTTGCACCAAAGTTTGATGTTATAGGCCCCCTAGATGGCCTTTCTAAAAAGGAAATAGTGGTTCCTATAGGGTTCTTAGTCCCTTTAAATATTACCTTGTTTTTAGGGGATTCCATTATTTCTTCTTTTATGATAATCTCTGATATTACCTTTGTATTTGTAATGTTTACTTGCTTTTCTATACGTCTTTTACCTTGCTTCCCTGAATCCTCTACTTTAAATTCACCCATATAATACTTATCTGTAGTTTTAATGGTTGTGCCTACTGCTATATTTTCTATATAACCTTTTATACCAATAATACTCACTGAAATTATTGGGTCTTCCTTGCTACTATCCAATTCTTTTATTACCTTGTATATATTCTCTGGAGTCTTTATTTGAGACTCATAAGCCCTATAAGGTATGTAATATATATTATTATTTATAGATGTACTTATTATATCTTCTTTATTTAAATTATTTGCCCTTATATAGTGATCCTTTATTAAATTAAATAAGTCTTCACATCTATCTTTATCTCTCAATATGCCTATACTCATTTCATCTATTTTTAAAACTAAACAATCAACTTCTTTATCTAAACTGGCCTTTATATTGGAAATTATGCTATCATAGGTGTTTAATGATGAAGTTTTTGTAATAACTCTCTTAAATTTTATACCTTCACTTATTTTTATATCTTTATTTTTATCTAAGATCTTGTTATAAATATCTAAAACCTTATCTTTATCTTTATAATAAGCTACACAATTACCCTCAACATATGCTGCATAGGCTAGATTATATCCGGAATTTATGTATATAGATAAAAGTGGAATTATAAATAATGATATAATAGTTGAAGCTTTTATGATGCTAATATATCTTTTCTTCATTTGTGCATTCCTTTCTATATGGAAGACTTTAAGGTATATTTAATCTTCAGTTTATACAATCCCTTTTACTTTACCCTATTTATCATAAAAATATTCACATATAAACATTTTGTGTTACTATTTACATAATCATAGCTTTACTATAAAATTATTAGAGCAATCTAAATAAGTATTGCACTTTAGAAAGGTTGGGATTCAATGAGTACCTTCATGCTTAAAAATACAGCTTTAAGCACTACCCCTGTTAGTAACATTTTTATAGAAAATCATATGCCAAAAGCTAGAGGTGAATTTATAAAGGTGTATTTATTATTATTAAAATACAGTGTCTCTGGGGAACTTGGAGTAAATTCTACCATCCTTGCATCCGCTTTAAACTTATTAGAGTCAGATATAATGAACGCTCTAAACTATTGGAATGATGAAGGTGTTCTAAAGATTATTCCAATAGATAAAATGGGGAATTTTAATATAGAATTTATAAATCTTGGAGAGGATCAAACTACTTCTAAAGTAAGTCTTTTAGAAGAATTAAATAATTCTTCTGTTAAAGATATGTTACAAGAAATAGAAAAGCTTCTATCAAGACCCTTGTCTCCAAAGGAGATGTCTACCTATATAGGATGGGAAAAAGACTTGAATTTTTCTCTTGAAATGATATTTTTGCTTATTCAATATTGTATATCTAAAGGCAAAACTGATTATAGGTATTTCGAAAAGGTTGCTTTATCATGGTTTGATGCTGGCATAAAAACCATAGACGATGCCCAGTTGTATATTAAAAGACATGAAGAAAAATGGATCAAATATAGACGTATACTGGATTATTTAGGTCTAAAAGGCGCTGATATAATGAAGCCTCAAGAAGAAATGCTTAGTAAATGGGTAAATCAATATAAGTTTTCTATTGAGATAATTGAAAAGGCTTGTACTATTTGCTTTGAAAGATTAAATAGGGCAGACTTTAAATATATTGATGGTATACTTTCTAGTTGGAACAAAGATAATGTAAAAACTTTAGAAGATATTGCTGCAAAAGATCTAAAAAGAGCAGCAACCTATAATAAAGTTAATAATAATACTAACAACTATAATAACAATAACAAAAATAATAAAAATAGTAACTTCAATAATTTTGAACAAAGAACCTATGACTTCGATGAATTAGAAAGAAAATTGTTAGGATGGGATAAGGATGATTAAAGGATATCAACAATCTGTAATTAGGATATATGAAAATATTCAAGAAGAGGAAAAGAGAGCTCTGAAAAAGAGAAGAAGTGAAATTGAAAAAAGAGATCCTAGAATATTAGATATAGAAAATAAAATAGGTAAGCTTTGTGTTGAGCTTGCAATTAGTTCTATGAAAGATATCGATAATAGAGATGAATATATAAATAACCTTAAGTCGTCTATCACAGATCTTAGGGTAAGGAAATCAGAAATGCTAGTAACTTTAGGATATAGTCTGAATTATTTAAATCTAAATTATAGATGTACTAAATGCAAAGATACCGGATTTATAGGCGCTTCTAAATGTACTTGTTATAAACAAAAGTTAATACAACTTCATTATAAAGATTCTCAGCTACAAGAACTTACACGAACAAACAACTTTAAATCTTTTGATTTTACTTTGTATCCTATTCATAAAATAGGTAATGAAAAGGACACGCCAAGAAAGAACATAGAAAAGATTTATAATAGGTCTTTAGCATATATAGATAACTTTAAATCTCATTCAGATAACCTTTTATTTTATGGTAATTCTGGCACCGGAAAAACATTTTTGTCTACCTGTATAGCAAGAGAACTTCTTGATAAAGGGTATCTTGTAGTATACAAGACATCTGATGAATTGATAAAAGATCTTCGAGATCTTAAATTTAATACGAATAAGTTTTTAGAGGACTTAATATTTAACTGTGATTTGCTTGTAATAGATGATTTAGGTTCAGAATTAATTACAGACTTTACAAGAGCGGAGCTATTTAATCTTTTAAATAAGAGATTACTTACTAAAAGAAAAATGATTATATCAACTAATTTAACCTTAGAACACCTCCTTCAACAGTACTCAGAAAGAATAACTTCAAGGCTTCTTGGGAATTTCGATATAAATAAGTTTTACTGTGAAGATATAAGAGTGTCAAAGAACTTAAATAAAATAACATAAAAAAAAGACTTCTAAAACTTAGAAGTCTTTTTTTTGTGGAGCTGGCAATAGGAATTGAACCTACAACCTGCTGATTACAAGTCAGCTGCTCTACCGTTGAGCCATGCCAGCAAATGGCGACCCAGAAGGGACTCGAACCCTCGACCTCCGGCGTGACAGGCCGGCACTCTAACCAACTGAGCTACTAGGCCGTATATAATGGTGGGCACAACAGGGCTCGAACCTGTGACCCTCTGCTTGTAAGGCAGATGCTCTCCCAGCTGAGCTATGCGCCCATTATATATGGTGACTCCTAGGGGAATTGAACCCCTGATACCACCGTGAAAGGGTGGTGTCTTAACCGCTTGACCAAGGAGCCTCATTAAGTATTGTATTATGTTTTATTTTTTATTTTATATGGCGACCCAGAAGGGACTCGAACCCTCGACCTCCGGCGTGACAGGCCGGCACTCTAACCAACTGAGCTACTAGGCCATATTCATATAAAATGGTGGGCACAACAGGGCTCGAACCTGTGACCCTCTGCTTGTAAGGCAGATGCTCTCCCAGCTGAGCTATGCGCCCATAATACATGGTGACTCCTAGGGGAATTGAACCCCTGATACCACCGTGAAAGGGTGGTGTCTTAACCGCTTGACCAAGGAGCCTCATATTACTTGTCGGTTGCTTATTGGGAAACCTGACATAGACTATAATACATAATAAATCTGTTTCTGTCAACATTTATTTTTAAATTACTTTATATTTCATTTTTTTAACGTCTTAAATGCTTGCCATCCCTTTAATTACCACAAACCTCATTAAATATATCTTATATTTAATTATTGTTCATATAAATAAATATCTCTATATTTTATTCTTTTAAATTATAGAGATATTAAAATTTTTATTACATTTTAGAAAGTTCTACTAGGGCACAACCTTTTATTGCTATAATATCATTTTGATTGCAAAAATCTATTATTTCGTCACTTTCTGCCCCTGGTTGTATAAGAATATTTTTTATTCCCATTTCATGTGCTTCTTTTACTATGTTTATTCCTTTTATAGGATTTATACAAAGATCTAATACTCCTATTGTATAAGTTACCTCTCTTAAGGTTTCATAAGCACCATCCATTTGTGACTTATAGGTAACTCCTTCAACATTATAATCATTTTCTTTTAACTTTTTTAATATCTTATTTGCATACTTACCATCATTTAAGACATCTCCAACAACCACCCAATTCTTGTATTTCATAAAATCTTTAGCTTCCATATTTATTCCTCCACTCCTTTAACTATTTTAACTGAATTAAATCAAAACCTTTTAATAAAGCTTATTAAGCTTAAATTCTATTATCTATTACTATAAAGTATACCCTATTACTTAAATTTATGTTTTAATATATTGTTAAGATTATTAATTACTGTAGTCTTTATTCTTAACCTATTGTAAAATTATATTTATAATAACATGTATGATTTCAACTACATGAGTTTCAATATAAATATAAGAGGTGAAATTATGAGGATTGGTTTAGCTCAAATGGATATAATCTTTGAAGATAAGCATTTAAATATGCTTAAGGTTGAAAATCTTTTAAAAGATGCTAATAAAGATTCTATTGATCTTTTAGTATTTCCTGAATTGACTCTTACTGGATTTTCTATGAATTTAAAAGATATGATTGAAGGATCTCTTGTAGATTCACCTTCAATAGCTTGGTTTTGTACTAAGGCTTTGGAATACAATATTAATATAGCCTTTGGATATATAGAGATATGTGGCGATAAAGGATTAAATAATTTAGTTATCATATCAAAACATGGAACTGTACTAAGCAAGTATTCAAAAATCCACCCTTTTTCTTATGGTAATGAATCTAAGTATTACAAAGGTGGAGATGAGTTTATTCTAACTAGATTAGGAGACCTTATAATAGGTAGTACCATATGTTATGATTTAAGATTCCCTGAACTTTACCAAATCCTAAGCAAAAAGGCCAATATTATACTAGTCATTGCTAATTGGCCTCACAAAAGAAAGGATGCCTGGATTACCTTATTAAAGGCTAGAGCTATAGAAAATCAATGCTATATAGTCGGGGTTAATAAGGTCGGCATGTTCGGAAATACCTATTACTCAGGTGACTCTATGATTATAGATCCTTTAGGTAATATAATAACATCATTATCAGATAGTGAAGGTATAATTTACACTAATATTAATATAAAAGAAGTGGATGGTTTAAGAAAAAGTTTCACTGTTAAGGAAGATAGAAAAAACCTTCTTTATATTAAAGGTCTTACTTCAAATATACCTATAAAAGATGAAAGAGAGGACTCGAATGATATATCATGATACTTTAATAATAGGTGGAGGCGCCTCTGGCCTATTTTCAGCTATAATAGCTAAGGACCTCGGTCACGATGTTGCTATTTTAGAGGGCAGCGATAGAATAGGGAAAAAAATTTTAACTACTGGAAATGGTAGGTGTAATATAACAAATAAAAATATAGCTTCTCCTTATGTAACTTATCATAGTGAGGATTCTGAGCTTTTTAGCACTGTGTTAGGTAGCTTTACAGTAGAGGACACCATAAGCACCTTTTACTCTATGGGACTCCCCTTAACGCTATTAGACGGCGGTAAGATGTATCCTATGTCTTTGCAATCAACTTCAGTACTCGATATACTAAGGATGTCACTAGTTGATAAAGACATTCCTATATACCTTGAAAATAAAGTTACTAAAATAACTTCACATAAAAATGGATTTTCTATAACCTCATCTTCTGGTGAGGACTTTACTTGTAAAAAGCTTATATTATCTACAGGTGGTAAATCTGCTTCAAAGACTGGTTCTGATGGTTCTGGCTATAAATTAGCTGAAAGTTTAGGTCACAAAATAGTTAATACTATTCCAGCTTTAGTCCAATTAAAATTAGATTATAATAATCTAAAGGCTATA
It includes:
- a CDS encoding selenium metabolism-associated LysR family transcriptional regulator; the encoded protein is MDFKQIEAFISVAKLKSFSKAANSIYLSQPTISSHISSLEKELNIQLFDRNSKEVNVTPAGRSFLNYAVDIINTRNNAITNLCAFNNKICGTLNISASTTPCHTMIPSLINKFSTEYPQIAFNISEKNSGEIIEDIINLDCEVGLVGDVGKTDKIKSYCLGEDNLVLISSPTMNVPKEIAIEDLFRYKFIMREKNSATRKTFEESLTSNGLDQSKLDILCEINNMDTLIQFVKSGTGVSVVSQNIGLDYVSSGQLNISKIKGLDLKRYIYLILNSKRTLTPTANAFFEFCIKEFNVNNFPS
- a CDS encoding S8 family serine peptidase is translated as MFLFKSKIDVNLKKAIDINLYKSYRVIIHCKNLQENIENRIRSGGGKILRSVYTIDIISASISSLLIIRLAEYPEVSFITFDSFAFLCGRSVIHSNKAYIGDTYTLTGKNVGIGLVDSGVYPHADLLLPRNKIKYFVDLLDAVNYPYDDNGHGTFISGLISGSGHSSEGKFKGVAQNSFIHCYKAFNRLGRAYVSDIFFAIDDILAKSQKDNIKILCLPFEVLEYNPFVINCFSILFERCIKVGLVPIVPSGSLNADEETIVGLGLIPHCITVSGVNIQDSIKEFKFSSSNGSKKINKPDIAANCVDLCSLNTDAEYISERNGKKLYPKTLDIPYTSYTGTSCAVAYIAGVCALLFENNPSLTFKDLLSLIKVSSELAPISKSSQGNGIININKLLP
- a CDS encoding peptidoglycan DD-metalloendopeptidase family protein — translated: MKKRYISIIKASTIISLFIIPLLSIYINSGYNLAYAAYVEGNCVAYYKDKDKVLDIYNKILDKNKDIKISEGIKFKRVITKTSSLNTYDSIISNIKASLDKEVDCLVLKIDEMSIGILRDKDRCEDLFNLIKDHYIRANNLNKEDIISTSINNNIYYIPYRAYESQIKTPENIYKVIKELDSSKEDPIISVSIIGIKGYIENIAVGTTIKTTDKYYMGEFKVEDSGKQGKRRIEKQVNITNTKVISEIIIKEEIMESPKNKVIFKGTKNPIGTTISFLERPSRGPITSNFGASRGSRSHHGVDIAGNTGDPIGAALDGVVNKVGYDNIYGKYIKIDHGKGVETLYGHCSAISKDKGDAIKKGDVIGLVGSTGRSTGPHIHFELRLNGKAENPMTYMK
- a CDS encoding DnaD domain protein — protein: MSTFMLKNTALSTTPVSNIFIENHMPKARGEFIKVYLLLLKYSVSGELGVNSTILASALNLLESDIMNALNYWNDEGVLKIIPIDKMGNFNIEFINLGEDQTTSKVSLLEELNNSSVKDMLQEIEKLLSRPLSPKEMSTYIGWEKDLNFSLEMIFLLIQYCISKGKTDYRYFEKVALSWFDAGIKTIDDAQLYIKRHEEKWIKYRRILDYLGLKGADIMKPQEEMLSKWVNQYKFSIEIIEKACTICFERLNRADFKYIDGILSSWNKDNVKTLEDIAAKDLKRAATYNKVNNNTNNYNNNNKNNKNSNFNNFEQRTYDFDELERKLLGWDKDD
- a CDS encoding ATP-binding protein — protein: MIKGYQQSVIRIYENIQEEEKRALKKRRSEIEKRDPRILDIENKIGKLCVELAISSMKDIDNRDEYINNLKSSITDLRVRKSEMLVTLGYSLNYLNLNYRCTKCKDTGFIGASKCTCYKQKLIQLHYKDSQLQELTRTNNFKSFDFTLYPIHKIGNEKDTPRKNIEKIYNRSLAYIDNFKSHSDNLLFYGNSGTGKTFLSTCIARELLDKGYLVVYKTSDELIKDLRDLKFNTNKFLEDLIFNCDLLVIDDLGSELITDFTRAELFNLLNKRLLTKRKMIISTNLTLEHLLQQYSERITSRLLGNFDINKFYCEDIRVSKNLNKIT
- a CDS encoding CoA-binding protein is translated as MEAKDFMKYKNWVVVGDVLNDGKYANKILKKLKENDYNVEGVTYKSQMDGAYETLREVTYTIGVLDLCINPIKGINIVKEAHEMGIKNILIQPGAESDEIIDFCNQNDIIAIKGCALVELSKM
- a CDS encoding carbon-nitrogen family hydrolase, whose translation is MRIGLAQMDIIFEDKHLNMLKVENLLKDANKDSIDLLVFPELTLTGFSMNLKDMIEGSLVDSPSIAWFCTKALEYNINIAFGYIEICGDKGLNNLVIISKHGTVLSKYSKIHPFSYGNESKYYKGGDEFILTRLGDLIIGSTICYDLRFPELYQILSKKANIILVIANWPHKRKDAWITLLKARAIENQCYIVGVNKVGMFGNTYYSGDSMIIDPLGNIITSLSDSEGIIYTNINIKEVDGLRKSFTVKEDRKNLLYIKGLTSNIPIKDEREDSNDIS
- a CDS encoding NAD(P)/FAD-dependent oxidoreductase, which translates into the protein MIYHDTLIIGGGASGLFSAIIAKDLGHDVAILEGSDRIGKKILTTGNGRCNITNKNIASPYVTYHSEDSELFSTVLGSFTVEDTISTFYSMGLPLTLLDGGKMYPMSLQSTSVLDILRMSLVDKDIPIYLENKVTKITSHKNGFSITSSSGEDFTCKKLILSTGGKSASKTGSDGSGYKLAESLGHKIVNTIPALVQLKLDYNNLKAISGIKFEGKETILINKKIIREELGEILFTDYGISGPPTLQLSRIASKGLSKGKTVEIEVDMMPNMSKDELNVFLENHFGSFSYRSVYESFIGIINKKLIPIFLRECGILDIHSPCHDLDWKKRETLINKLKAWTFKVIDTNSFSNAQVTCGGVDTTEVNPLTLESKVISNLFFCGELLDVDGDCGGFNLQWAWSSAAVAAKSL